The Phacochoerus africanus isolate WHEZ1 chromosome 3, ROS_Pafr_v1, whole genome shotgun sequence genome window below encodes:
- the RAB5IF gene encoding respirasome Complex Assembly Factor 1, producing MSGGRRKEEPPQPQLANGALKVSVWSKVLRSDAAWEDKDEFLDVIYWFRQIIAVVLGVIWGVLPLRGFLGIAGFCLINAGVLYLYFSNYLQIDEEEYGGTWELTKEGFMTSFALFMVIWIIFYTAIHYD from the exons ATGAGCGGCGGGCGGCGGAAGGAGGAGCCGCCTCAGCCGCAGCTGGCCAACGGGGCCCTCAAAGTCTCTGTCTGGAGCAAAGTGCTGCGGAGCGACGCGGCCTGGGAGGACAAG gATGAATTTTTAGATGTGATCTACTGGTTCCGACAGATCATTGCTGTGGTCCTAGGTGTCATTTGGGGTGTGCTACCCTTGCGAGGTTTCTTGGGAATAGCAGG ATTCTGCCTGATCAATGCAGGTGTCCTGTACCTCTACTTCAGCAACTACCTACAGATAGATGAGGAAGAATATGGTGGCACATGGGAGCTCACGAAAGAAGGGTTTATGACGTCATTTGCCTTGTTCATG GTCATTTGGATCATCTTTTACACTGCCATCCACTATGACTGA